The Salvelinus namaycush isolate Seneca chromosome 13, SaNama_1.0, whole genome shotgun sequence genome includes a region encoding these proteins:
- the LOC120058523 gene encoding FUN14 domain-containing protein 1-like has translation MADREEEPENEDTYEVVDLTQYARRQQWWGCLFGGNNSGPMAEKYSVATQIALGGMSGWCAGYLFQKVGKIAATAVGGGFLLLQIANHSGYVQVDWKRVEKDVNKAKRHLKKKADRAVPELNSFIDQSTEFVKTNIIVTSGFFGGFLLGLAS, from the exons ATGGCGGATCGTGAAGAGG AACCAGAGAATGAGGACACATATGAGGTGGTCGACCTGACACAATATGCCAGGCGTCAACAATGGTGGGGCTGCCTATTTGGTGGGAACAATTCGGGTCCTATGGCTGAGAAGTATTCGGTGGCCACACAAATAGCATTGGGTGGTATGAGCGGCTG GTGTGCGGGATATCTTTTCCAGAAGGTGGGGAAGATCGCAGCCACCGCTGTGGGTGGAGGATTCCTGTTATTACAG ATAGCCAACCACAGTGGCTATGTGCAGGTGGACTGGAAGAGAGTGGAGAAGGATGTCAACAAAGCCAAGAGGCACCTGAAGAAGAAAGCCGACAGAGCTGTACCAGAGCTCAACTCTTTTATCGACCAG TCCACAGAGTTTGTGAAGACAAACATTATTGTCACCAGTGGATTCTTTGGAGGCTTCTTGCTTGGGCTGGCATCCTAA